AGCCCGCCGAATGTGGTGGCAGTCAGTGCCAGGGTGATGCCGTGGTTTTTGGCTGTGGTCCCGAATCCGATGGCAATCGCGTATTCGTAGGACAGGCCGGATTTCCTGGCTACAAAAATCGAAATCAGGAACAATAGCGGATACACAATAAACACGGAAGCCGCCAGGATCCAGAACAGGTTCAGATTCTGCAGGATCAGCTCCGATTCCCCGGAAACGGCGATAAAAATGACGAAAACCATGGCAATACTTGCCAGTGGCGGCAGAAAAGGCTTTATGTCTTGATTGAACACCTCTTTTCCGTATCTGGGAATGATCAGGCCCTCTCGTGCGCCGATACCGACGATCATGGGCAAAATAATGATCCAGAAGATCTGTTGGGCCATAAACCAGAAATCGATGACCACAAATTTGCCAGCCAATACAGTCAGCCAGAACGGAATGGCCGCAATTGCCACCAGAAAGCTCAGCACCTGAACGATAAGGGCGGTTTCCGTCTTTCCGCCGGAAAGCCCGGTCCAGGCGACCATCATGCCGCTGCAGGGCACTGTTAATTTGAGAATCCATCCGGCAATAAACTTGGGATCAAGCGATGCAAAAAACAGTTCCGCCCAGAGATAGGCGACCACGGGGGAGAGCACAAAATTGATCAGCACCGCGATCAAAATCACTTTTTTGTCAGTGGCGATCTGCTTTAACTCCCGGATCGCTATACCCATCATTATGGGCACGAGCATAAGCATCATCCCATAGGGTATCAGCGGCTTTAAGGAATGCA
The window above is part of the Desulfosalsimonas propionicica genome. Proteins encoded here:
- a CDS encoding arsenic resistance protein — protein: MIQQVSKYLQRYLPFIIFADLAAAITVGSRYPDLVHSLKPLIPYGMMLMLVPIMMGIAIRELKQIATDKKVILIAVLINFVLSPVVAYLWAELFFASLDPKFIAGWILKLTVPCSGMMVAWTGLSGGKTETALIVQVLSFLVAIAAIPFWLTVLAGKFVVIDFWFMAQQIFWIIILPMIVGIGAREGLIIPRYGKEVFNQDIKPFLPPLASIAMVFVIFIAVSGESELILQNLNLFWILAASVFIVYPLLFLISIFVARKSGLSYEYAIAIGFGTTAKNHGITLALTATTFGGLSVLPPSVVPMFQVLLMLGIWKLSPWVKRYFEKHGPPA